From a region of the Methanoculleus receptaculi genome:
- the argF gene encoding ornithine carbamoyltransferase — MKKDFLSILDVESDELEGIIADAMRLKRLKSDGVAHEYLKGKNLGMIFEKASTRTRVSFEAGMSDLGGHALFLNPQDMQVGRGEEIRDTARVLSRYLDAVMIRAYSHATIEEFARHATIPVINGLSDRLHPCQVLADIMTLRERFGDLRGLKLAWIGDGNNVCNSWILSTPLTGMEVVVACPPRYRPEEGVVERARAAGGRVTMVTEPEEAVCDADVLYTDIWVSMGNEEERAERLQAFQGYTIDSRLLDLAVPGAPVMHCLPAHRGEEITDDVLEGPQSIVWDQAENRLHAQKALLVWLIRGGMPPKE; from the coding sequence ATGAAGAAGGATTTTCTATCGATCCTCGATGTGGAGAGCGACGAACTCGAGGGCATCATCGCCGACGCCATGCGCCTCAAAAGGCTGAAGTCGGACGGGGTTGCGCACGAATACCTGAAGGGGAAGAACCTCGGGATGATCTTTGAGAAGGCGTCCACCCGCACACGGGTCTCGTTTGAGGCAGGGATGTCCGACCTCGGCGGGCATGCGCTCTTTCTTAACCCGCAGGACATGCAGGTTGGCCGGGGTGAGGAGATCCGGGACACGGCGCGGGTGCTCTCCCGCTACCTTGACGCGGTGATGATCCGTGCCTACTCTCATGCCACAATCGAGGAGTTCGCCCGCCACGCAACCATCCCGGTCATAAACGGCCTATCCGACCGGCTGCACCCATGCCAGGTTCTCGCTGACATCATGACCCTCCGCGAACGGTTCGGCGATCTTCGCGGCCTCAAACTCGCCTGGATAGGTGATGGGAACAACGTCTGCAACTCCTGGATCCTCTCCACACCTCTGACAGGGATGGAGGTTGTGGTTGCATGCCCGCCGCGCTACCGCCCCGAGGAGGGGGTTGTTGAGCGGGCGAGGGCGGCAGGCGGCCGTGTCACCATGGTCACCGAGCCGGAGGAGGCGGTTTGCGACGCAGACGTCCTCTACACCGATATATGGGTCTCGATGGGGAACGAGGAGGAGCGCGCCGAGCGGCTGCAGGCGTTCCAGGGCTACACGATCGACTCCCGGCTCCTGGATCTGGCGGTGCCCGGGGCTCCTGTTATGCACTGTCTCCCCGCTCACCGGGGGGAGGAGATCACCGATGACGTCCTGGAAGGCCCCCAGAGCATTGTCTGGGACCAGGCCGAGAACCGGCTCCACGCTCAGAAGGCGCTGCTTGTCTGGCTGATCAGGGGCGGGATGCCGCCGAAGGAGTGA
- the purD gene encoding phosphoribosylamine--glycine ligase produces MKLLVVGGGGREHAITRALSCNSDVSIFSVMASKNPGIARLAEGVLLEKETNIQRILPFATTCGVDAAIIGPEAPLEAGIVDYLESAGIPCVGPTRAAARIETDKAFCRRLMERYRIEGCPEYRVCHDPEEARRFIESYGGDLAIKPIGLTGGKGVRIMGEHLDRQGAIDYVRHLGGNAVLEERLIGEEFTLQAFVDGEHLVPMPLVQDHKRAYEGDLGPNTGGMGSYSLPDHMLPFVTQPDYEKALRIMQDTVVAMRAEGTPYRGILYGQFMNTADGPKVIEFNARFGDPEAMNVLSILESDFTEIVHRIIDGDLSPSDVSFANEATVCKYVVPEGYPEAPKVGEPIVLGDYGDALLYYANVEERGGRLYTRTSRALAFVGVGETLEEAESIAERAASSVSGRVFHRRDIGTRESLEKRCRRMREIA; encoded by the coding sequence ATGAAACTGCTCGTTGTAGGTGGTGGTGGCAGGGAGCATGCGATCACCAGGGCGCTTTCCTGCAACAGTGATGTGAGCATCTTCTCTGTTATGGCAAGCAAGAACCCGGGGATTGCCAGGCTTGCAGAGGGGGTGCTCCTTGAGAAAGAGACGAATATTCAGAGGATCCTGCCGTTTGCCACCACCTGCGGGGTCGATGCCGCGATAATCGGCCCGGAAGCGCCCCTTGAAGCGGGGATCGTCGATTACCTCGAGTCTGCCGGGATACCCTGTGTGGGTCCTACCCGTGCTGCCGCAAGGATCGAGACGGACAAGGCGTTCTGCCGCCGGTTGATGGAGCGCTACAGGATCGAGGGCTGCCCGGAGTACCGGGTTTGCCACGACCCCGAGGAGGCGCGCCGTTTCATCGAGTCTTACGGTGGCGACCTTGCCATCAAGCCCATCGGGCTCACGGGGGGGAAAGGTGTCAGGATCATGGGCGAGCATCTCGATCGGCAGGGGGCGATCGATTACGTCCGGCATCTTGGAGGAAACGCCGTCCTGGAGGAGCGGCTTATCGGCGAGGAGTTCACCCTCCAGGCGTTCGTCGACGGCGAGCATCTGGTGCCGATGCCGCTTGTCCAGGATCATAAACGGGCATACGAGGGTGATCTCGGGCCAAACACCGGCGGTATGGGGTCATACTCACTCCCGGACCACATGCTTCCGTTTGTCACGCAGCCGGATTACGAGAAGGCTCTCCGGATCATGCAGGATACGGTCGTGGCGATGCGTGCCGAAGGGACACCATACCGCGGGATCCTGTATGGTCAGTTCATGAACACCGCTGACGGCCCGAAGGTCATCGAGTTCAACGCAAGGTTTGGGGATCCTGAAGCGATGAACGTCCTCTCCATACTGGAGTCGGACTTTACGGAGATAGTCCACCGGATCATCGATGGCGACCTCTCACCATCGGACGTCTCGTTTGCAAACGAGGCGACGGTCTGCAAGTATGTTGTTCCGGAGGGGTATCCCGAGGCGCCGAAGGTGGGCGAACCGATCGTTCTCGGTGATTATGGCGACGCCCTCCTCTACTACGCAAACGTCGAGGAGAGGGGCGGTAGACTCTATACCAGGACATCCAGGGCGCTTGCGTTTGTCGGGGTGGGCGAGACGCTGGAAGAGGCTGAGTCGATAGCGGAGAGGGCAGCATCATCCGTCTCGGGCCGCGTCTTCCACCGCAGGGATATCGGCACCAGGGAGAGCCTGGAGAAGCGGTGCCGCCGTATGAGGGAGATTGCATGA
- the pyrE gene encoding orotate phosphoribosyltransferase yields MVNRIARLLLESGAIEYGDFLLASGARSSYYIDIKVATTNPAILAEIGKAIAEGREFDVVAGVAVGGVPIAVAVSLASGRPYAIIRREAKDHGKSGRIIGEVNGKDVLLVEDVTTSGGSAIYGIEALRAAGAHVDRVVTVVDREAGAREALAEKGVSLQALVRVSDLLDG; encoded by the coding sequence ATGGTGAACCGGATCGCAAGACTGCTGCTTGAGAGCGGTGCAATAGAGTATGGAGACTTTCTCCTGGCCTCGGGTGCCAGGAGTTCCTACTACATCGATATCAAGGTCGCAACCACGAACCCCGCCATCCTTGCGGAGATAGGGAAGGCCATCGCCGAAGGCCGGGAGTTCGACGTTGTTGCCGGGGTGGCGGTCGGCGGTGTTCCGATCGCCGTCGCAGTCTCGCTTGCAAGCGGCCGGCCTTACGCGATAATCCGGAGAGAGGCAAAGGATCACGGAAAGTCAGGCAGGATCATCGGCGAGGTGAACGGGAAGGACGTGCTGCTGGTCGAGGATGTGACAACCTCTGGTGGGAGCGCCATTTACGGCATCGAGGCGCTCCGGGCCGCAGGTGCGCACGTTGACCGCGTGGTGACCGTCGTCGACCGGGAGGCGGGCGCTCGCGAGGCGCTCGCGGAGAAAGGGGTCTCTCTCCAGGCTCTTGTGCGGGTCAGCGACCTGCTGGATGGATAA
- a CDS encoding CDP-2,3-bis-(O-geranylgeranyl)-sn-glycerol synthase: MLPAYLPNSAAAVFGGGTPIDLGRMFSDGRRIFGDGKTYRGFFGGVLSGVLVGLVEILAASAFGLDMLPRHTILSVILLATGALLGDLIKSFFKRRLGKERGESWIIADQYDLVIGSLLLVLLVYPEWLVENITLPILVWIIILTPLLHRVVNIIGYYIGVKEVPW, encoded by the coding sequence ATGCTGCCGGCATACCTGCCCAACTCGGCGGCCGCGGTCTTCGGCGGCGGGACGCCAATCGACCTCGGCAGGATGTTCTCTGACGGGAGAAGGATCTTTGGCGACGGGAAGACCTACCGCGGGTTCTTCGGCGGCGTCCTCTCGGGTGTGCTGGTGGGTCTGGTCGAGATCCTGGCAGCCTCCGCGTTCGGCCTCGATATGCTCCCCCGACATACGATCCTCTCGGTCATCCTGCTTGCGACCGGCGCACTCCTCGGGGATCTCATCAAGAGTTTCTTCAAGCGTAGGCTTGGAAAAGAGCGGGGTGAATCCTGGATTATTGCCGACCAGTACGACCTTGTTATAGGGTCGCTGCTCCTCGTCCTCCTGGTATACCCGGAGTGGCTGGTGGAGAATATCACGCTGCCGATCCTGGTCTGGATAATCATACTGACACCGCTCCTCCACCGTGTGGTGAACATTATAGGGTATTACATCGGAGTTAAGGAGGTACCATGGTGA
- the tes gene encoding tetraether lipid synthase Tes, giving the protein MLVKKTKSLCPTCGRVLDADVVEEEGQIWLVRTCPEHGLYRGLYWSDAEMYRRFDAYERIGNGVSNPQKTPSAAGCPNDCGICANHRSTTLLANIDLTNRCNLNCDFCFANARACGFVYEPTFEQVVGMLRLLREEKPVPAPAVQFSGGEPTLRDDLPEIIRVAKDLGISQVQVATNGIRLAGDADYIQELKDAGLSTVYLHFDGVTRETNSKLGSDLRAIENCEKIGMGVVLVPTVIKGRNDHEVGAIIKYAAEHFETIRGVNFQPVAFTGAASEDDVRKERITIPELAERIEEQTDGIIKKDYFYPVPCVVPISDLVEAYTGKPQIRFTTHQHCGAATYVFVTDEGMIPINRMVDVDAFFESVEKMATRLAKGGSLNRYVTLVEGVKDIYTSTRKAEHKNTGELMKLITKALVLQNFEALRDFHWNALFIGMMHFMDRYNYDLSRVERCCIHYATPDGRLIPFCTYNSGPVHREQIWKKFAQQPHEDE; this is encoded by the coding sequence ATGCTTGTGAAGAAGACAAAAAGCCTCTGCCCGACATGCGGCCGTGTGCTTGACGCCGATGTCGTCGAAGAGGAGGGGCAGATCTGGCTGGTCCGCACCTGCCCTGAACACGGTTTATACAGGGGTCTCTACTGGTCGGACGCGGAGATGTACCGGCGGTTCGATGCTTACGAACGTATCGGGAACGGCGTCTCAAACCCGCAGAAGACTCCCTCCGCAGCAGGGTGCCCGAATGATTGCGGGATCTGTGCAAACCACCGGTCAACAACCCTGCTTGCAAACATCGATCTGACGAACCGGTGCAACCTGAACTGCGATTTCTGCTTTGCAAACGCCAGAGCGTGTGGATTCGTCTACGAACCGACCTTCGAGCAGGTCGTAGGGATGCTGCGGCTGCTGCGTGAGGAAAAACCCGTTCCGGCGCCTGCCGTCCAGTTTTCCGGCGGGGAACCGACGCTGCGGGACGACCTGCCAGAGATCATCCGCGTTGCAAAAGATCTCGGGATCTCCCAGGTGCAGGTCGCCACAAACGGGATTCGACTGGCAGGGGACGCTGATTACATCCAGGAGCTGAAAGATGCGGGGCTCTCAACGGTCTACCTCCATTTCGACGGCGTAACCCGCGAGACGAACTCCAAACTTGGGAGCGATCTGCGTGCGATCGAGAACTGTGAGAAGATCGGGATGGGTGTTGTGCTGGTGCCGACAGTCATAAAAGGCAGGAACGATCACGAGGTTGGCGCCATAATCAAATACGCCGCAGAACATTTCGAGACCATCCGCGGCGTCAACTTCCAGCCTGTGGCGTTCACCGGCGCCGCAAGCGAGGATGATGTCAGGAAGGAGCGGATCACCATCCCGGAACTTGCGGAGCGGATCGAGGAGCAGACAGACGGTATCATCAAGAAAGACTACTTCTACCCCGTGCCCTGCGTCGTTCCAATCTCCGATCTCGTCGAGGCGTACACCGGCAAACCCCAGATCAGGTTCACCACCCACCAGCACTGCGGCGCGGCGACATACGTCTTTGTCACCGATGAAGGTATGATCCCGATCAACAGGATGGTGGATGTTGACGCTTTCTTTGAGTCGGTCGAGAAGATGGCGACAAGGCTTGCGAAGGGCGGGTCGCTCAACAGGTACGTGACCCTTGTTGAGGGGGTCAAAGACATCTACACATCCACCAGGAAGGCGGAACACAAGAACACCGGGGAGTTGATGAAACTTATAACGAAGGCGCTTGTGCTGCAGAACTTCGAGGCGCTGCGTGACTTCCACTGGAACGCCCTCTTCATCGGCATGATGCACTTCATGGACAGATACAACTACGACCTCTCCAGGGTGGAGCGGTGCTGCATCCACTACGCTACCCCTGACGGCCGCCTGATCCCATTCTGCACATACAACAGCGGCCCGGTCCACCGCGAGCAGATCTGGAAGAAGTTTGCGCAGCAGCCCCATGAAGATGAGTGA
- a CDS encoding ornithine cyclodeaminase family protein, translating into MKYYPVHSGYPSYARVNRVIESAFAEHGRGNVQMPPKVYVTFGKTGDFRTMPAYLPAAGIAGVKIVNVHPNNRAHGLPTVMALTVIIDVDTGLPTALINATDLTALRTGAAGAVAARHLSPRRSSISLGLIGAGRQAAAQVEAMAAAFTLDEVRVWSRNEKTAAALAARYADYNARPVSIERACDSDVLAATTPSREPLVMAGWVHEGTHINAIGADAPGKQELDPAILLRAEVFVDDREQAIHSGEVNVPVRTGFYDPAMIAGTLGEVVIGKKGRSSPDAITVFDSTGLAIQDLAIASLVLEDGEGCELPFP; encoded by the coding sequence GTGAAGTATTACCCTGTTCATTCCGGCTACCCGTCGTATGCCAGGGTGAACCGTGTGATCGAGTCGGCCTTTGCCGAGCACGGCAGGGGCAACGTCCAGATGCCCCCGAAGGTCTACGTGACGTTCGGGAAGACCGGGGACTTCAGGACTATGCCGGCCTACCTACCCGCGGCCGGGATAGCCGGGGTGAAGATAGTCAACGTCCACCCCAACAACAGGGCGCACGGGCTTCCAACGGTCATGGCGCTGACGGTGATCATCGACGTGGATACCGGGCTCCCGACAGCTCTCATAAACGCCACCGACCTGACCGCGCTTCGAACCGGGGCGGCAGGTGCTGTGGCTGCAAGACACCTCTCCCCCCGGCGGTCCTCCATCAGCCTGGGGCTCATAGGTGCCGGACGGCAGGCGGCGGCGCAGGTTGAGGCGATGGCCGCCGCCTTCACGCTCGACGAGGTGAGGGTCTGGAGCCGGAACGAGAAGACTGCAGCGGCGCTTGCGGCGCGATATGCCGACTACAACGCCCGCCCGGTCTCGATCGAACGCGCCTGCGACTCTGACGTCCTCGCCGCGACAACGCCCTCCAGAGAACCTCTGGTTATGGCCGGGTGGGTCCACGAAGGGACGCACATCAACGCTATCGGTGCAGATGCCCCGGGGAAACAGGAACTTGACCCCGCGATCCTCCTCCGGGCCGAGGTCTTTGTCGACGACCGGGAACAGGCGATCCACTCCGGGGAGGTCAACGTCCCGGTCAGAACCGGGTTCTACGACCCGGCCATGATCGCGGGAACCCTGGGCGAGGTGGTCATCGGAAAGAAGGGGAGGTCGTCCCCGGACGCGATCACCGTCTTTGACTCAACCGGGCTTGCCATACAGGATCTCGCCATCGCATCGCTTGTCCTGGAGGATGGGGAAGGCTGCGAACTGCCGTTCCCCTGA
- a CDS encoding roadblock/LC7 domain-containing protein, with the protein MLPDGISLGRLQGPLSTLASISPHFTGAVRITEKGGGTGFVLFEAGSPYAAAFEDKSRGLLLGGDDAYRHLLERPSLVYELIAYTAEETRAAREASSASGCLVTGVGRAPPSPEKAALQQIARQPGVVAVSVFHEGFALQSVGSADFEKVAAVAEDLLRAGSQITAEMEMGGLSQVILETPRGKFIIAPYNDLYLCILAEPDANLGLIRLSIRGMQENRG; encoded by the coding sequence ATGCTCCCCGACGGCATCTCACTTGGCAGACTGCAGGGGCCGCTCTCAACCCTTGCATCGATCAGCCCTCATTTCACCGGGGCGGTGCGGATCACGGAGAAGGGTGGTGGAACCGGCTTTGTCCTGTTCGAGGCCGGGAGCCCTTACGCCGCCGCCTTTGAGGATAAAAGCAGGGGTCTCCTCCTCGGCGGAGATGACGCCTACAGGCACCTCCTCGAGCGGCCATCGCTGGTCTACGAACTTATCGCGTATACCGCCGAAGAGACGCGGGCGGCCAGGGAAGCCTCGAGTGCGAGCGGTTGCCTTGTCACCGGGGTTGGCAGAGCGCCCCCCTCCCCCGAGAAGGCTGCCCTCCAGCAGATCGCGCGGCAGCCTGGTGTCGTTGCGGTCTCGGTCTTTCATGAAGGGTTTGCCCTCCAGTCGGTCGGCTCTGCGGACTTTGAGAAGGTAGCCGCGGTCGCCGAGGACCTTCTCCGTGCCGGAAGCCAGATCACCGCCGAGATGGAGATGGGCGGTCTCTCCCAGGTAATCCTCGAGACACCCCGGGGGAAGTTCATCATCGCGCCCTACAACGACCTCTACCTCTGCATACTTGCAGAACCGGATGCAAACCTCGGCCTGATCCGGCTCTCGATACGCGGGATGCAGGAGAACCGCGGGTAA
- a CDS encoding roadblock/LC7 domain-containing protein: MLKQILGEFLKLDGVTAAVVAGRDGFVIESVVAGDVDVEALGAMASTGMGTSEAMSNELGKGEMHQMLVELENGPILLSPLSEDELIAIVANANVNVGRIRYELKKNKDRIIAAL, from the coding sequence ATGTTAAAACAGATCCTGGGAGAGTTCCTTAAACTTGATGGGGTTACCGCCGCGGTTGTGGCGGGACGGGACGGTTTTGTGATCGAGAGCGTTGTTGCCGGCGACGTGGATGTCGAGGCCCTGGGCGCCATGGCATCGACAGGCATGGGTACGTCCGAGGCGATGAGCAATGAACTCGGGAAGGGAGAGATGCACCAGATGCTTGTCGAGCTTGAGAACGGCCCGATTCTCCTCTCACCGCTCTCAGAGGATGAGTTGATCGCCATAGTGGCGAACGCGAACGTAAACGTCGGGAGAATCCGCTACGAACTGAAGAAGAACAAAGACCGGATAATAGCCGCTCTGTGA
- a CDS encoding Ni/Fe hydrogenase subunit alpha: protein MKEIAINPVTRIEGHAGVRIYLNDRGDVDSAHFQVVELRGFEKFLSGAAIEEAPRITPRICGICPTSHHLAAAKATDQIFGVEPPATGKKLRELLNIGQYIHSHSLHFFMLAAPDFLLGHDCPPETRNVIGLARHSPDLAKKAIAVRKFGQRLTEAIGGKPIHPSNALPGGMSAPLTAAKRAELATMADEALRIALEGWDIAHTLLDGVDTEFGAVRTGFMGMTNHGVYSTYDGPVAVLNGEGGRIGSFTGTDYTKFIEEYSEDWSYLKFVRLKGGENYRVGPLARLNVVEKMGTEHADAALAEYRERFGTVSQAALAYNLARYVEFIASCELAVKLLSDSGITGTDVRTPAVEVVNRRGVGIIEAPRGTLIHDYTVNDAGIIERCNLIVATCQNNYAIDRGVEDVARRVVKNGALSDGAANQIEMVIRAYDPCISCATHAIGRMPMKIELVRKA from the coding sequence ATGAAAGAGATCGCGATCAACCCGGTGACCCGGATCGAGGGTCATGCAGGCGTCAGGATATACCTCAACGACCGCGGTGACGTTGACTCCGCCCATTTTCAGGTCGTAGAGCTGAGAGGGTTTGAGAAGTTCCTCAGCGGGGCTGCAATCGAGGAAGCACCCAGGATAACGCCCCGGATTTGCGGGATCTGCCCAACCTCGCACCACCTTGCGGCGGCAAAGGCCACCGACCAGATCTTCGGGGTCGAACCCCCCGCCACAGGAAAGAAACTCCGCGAACTCCTCAACATCGGGCAGTACATCCACTCGCACTCCCTCCACTTCTTCATGCTCGCGGCCCCGGACTTCCTCCTGGGCCACGACTGCCCCCCGGAGACGCGCAACGTCATCGGCCTCGCCCGCCACTCACCCGATCTTGCAAAGAAGGCGATCGCGGTCAGGAAGTTTGGCCAGCGGTTGACGGAGGCGATCGGCGGTAAACCCATCCACCCCTCAAACGCCCTCCCCGGTGGGATGTCGGCACCATTAACCGCGGCAAAGAGGGCCGAACTGGCCACCATGGCGGATGAGGCGCTCAGGATCGCCCTTGAAGGCTGGGATATTGCGCACACACTCCTCGATGGTGTCGACACGGAGTTCGGCGCCGTCAGGACCGGGTTCATGGGGATGACCAATCACGGTGTCTACTCGACTTACGACGGGCCTGTTGCGGTGCTCAACGGGGAGGGTGGAAGGATCGGGTCGTTCACCGGAACGGATTACACAAAATTTATCGAGGAGTATTCAGAGGACTGGTCATACCTGAAGTTCGTCCGCCTCAAGGGCGGTGAGAACTACCGTGTCGGGCCGCTTGCCAGGCTGAACGTCGTGGAGAAGATGGGCACGGAGCATGCAGACGCTGCGCTTGCGGAGTATCGCGAACGGTTCGGAACAGTCTCACAGGCAGCGCTCGCCTACAACCTGGCGCGCTACGTCGAGTTCATCGCCTCGTGCGAACTGGCGGTGAAACTCCTCTCCGATAGCGGCATCACCGGCACGGATGTCAGGACACCCGCAGTAGAGGTTGTGAACCGGCGCGGTGTTGGTATAATCGAGGCTCCGCGGGGAACGCTCATCCACGACTACACCGTCAATGATGCCGGAATAATTGAACGGTGCAACCTGATCGTGGCGACCTGCCAGAACAACTACGCCATAGACCGCGGGGTGGAGGATGTCGCCCGCCGGGTTGTGAAGAACGGTGCGCTGAGCGATGGTGCAGCCAACCAGATCGAGATGGTCATAAGGGCCTACGACCCCTGTATCTCATGTGCCACGCACGCGATCGGGAGGATGCCCATGAAGATCGAGTTAGTCAGAAAGGCGTGA
- a CDS encoding NADH-quinone oxidoreductase subunit B family protein, translating to MSMKIAIEELAGCSGCTIAVLDLHEMLLDVVDKADIVYSPVIMDVKEPPEGIDIAFVTGAVRNAENQERLEKIRRRAKTLVALGTCACYGGVSGLSMLHSNDEIFSYVYREVETVKPDGVIPTDVPPFLYRAFAVGDLTKIDYYITGCPPKETYLKQIIPALVSGDKLSLSRKSVCADCDRKMGAVENWTLKRRYEGVPDREHCLLGQGYLCLGSVTFGRCGAACPKNNVPCHGCNGPSLDILREPCRDIYGMMVRRISDLTDKPEKEVEKELYDIAHTMYPFTIGSLIMEDKEVSKIRDLVKERSR from the coding sequence ATGAGCATGAAGATTGCTATCGAGGAACTGGCAGGATGTTCAGGCTGCACGATCGCGGTGCTTGACCTCCACGAGATGCTGCTCGACGTTGTTGATAAGGCTGATATAGTCTACTCGCCGGTGATCATGGACGTCAAGGAACCCCCGGAGGGCATCGATATCGCGTTTGTGACAGGAGCCGTCCGCAACGCTGAAAACCAGGAACGCCTTGAGAAGATCCGGAGACGGGCAAAGACCCTGGTCGCGCTCGGCACCTGCGCATGCTACGGCGGCGTATCGGGTCTCTCGATGCTGCACTCAAACGATGAGATCTTCTCATACGTCTATCGGGAGGTGGAGACCGTGAAACCCGACGGGGTCATCCCGACGGATGTGCCCCCCTTCCTCTACCGGGCGTTTGCGGTTGGCGACCTGACAAAGATCGACTACTACATCACAGGCTGCCCGCCAAAAGAGACCTACCTCAAACAGATCATCCCCGCGCTGGTCTCCGGGGACAAACTCAGTCTCTCGCGCAAATCCGTCTGTGCCGATTGCGACAGAAAGATGGGCGCGGTCGAGAACTGGACACTCAAACGCCGTTATGAGGGTGTCCCCGACCGCGAACACTGCCTGCTCGGGCAGGGTTACCTCTGTCTCGGGAGCGTCACCTTCGGAAGATGCGGCGCCGCCTGCCCCAAGAACAACGTCCCCTGCCACGGCTGCAACGGCCCGTCTCTGGACATCCTCCGCGAACCCTGCCGCGACATCTATGGCATGATGGTGCGGAGGATCTCCGATCTCACCGATAAGCCCGAGAAAGAGGTGGAGAAAGAACTCTACGACATCGCGCACACGATGTACCCCTTCACCATAGGCAGCCTGATCATGGAGGACAAAGAGGTCTCAAAGATCCGTGACCTAGTAAAGGAGAGGAGCAGATGA
- a CDS encoding isoprenoid biosynthesis enzyme family protein has product MTAGYVDEMHEAFQTDLVYRSEDVPLECSPKPKDLEQTLHGLMKLNGLVIRSLEEIAGRGANAVTYRAGKKFGHEVAQYFQKRDDVEGALHELSDLLRGQYSFEVWKPEDKDSYIIEENGETFIYLVFHDCIVRQTLRRNGLDQGGPLCQTLFGYVVGAIEEITGRKAKLEIVHTGPNACLKKLVLK; this is encoded by the coding sequence ATGACCGCAGGCTATGTCGACGAGATGCACGAGGCCTTCCAGACGGATCTGGTCTACCGTTCCGAGGACGTCCCTCTGGAATGCTCACCGAAGCCAAAAGACCTTGAGCAGACGCTCCACGGTCTGATGAAACTCAACGGGCTCGTGATCAGGTCACTCGAAGAGATCGCGGGCAGGGGGGCAAACGCCGTCACATACCGCGCCGGAAAGAAGTTCGGCCACGAGGTCGCCCAGTACTTCCAGAAACGGGATGACGTCGAGGGAGCGCTCCACGAGCTCTCCGACCTGCTCCGGGGGCAGTACTCCTTCGAGGTCTGGAAACCCGAGGATAAAGACTCCTACATCATCGAAGAGAACGGCGAGACGTTCATCTACCTCGTCTTCCACGACTGCATCGTCCGCCAGACGCTCCGGCGCAACGGTCTTGACCAGGGTGGCCCGCTCTGCCAGACCCTCTTTGGCTACGTTGTCGGCGCGATCGAGGAGATCACGGGCAGAAAGGCCAAACTGGAGATCGTCCACACCGGCCCGAACGCCTGCCTGAAGAAACTGGTCCTTAAGTGA
- a CDS encoding indolepyruvate ferredoxin oxidoreductase subunit alpha produces the protein MFLIPGDVKHLLRLAMEIYVDKDACVGCGLCVKDCPMHVYELQDNVSVAVRPNNCMGCLSCHEICPAQALEHRGIYAARRHYIDIHVCEMLKKVI, from the coding sequence ATGTTTTTAATACCAGGAGATGTTAAACACCTTCTGAGGCTTGCAATGGAGATATATGTGGATAAAGACGCGTGCGTTGGGTGCGGCCTCTGCGTAAAAGACTGCCCCATGCATGTGTACGAACTCCAGGACAACGTAAGTGTCGCGGTCAGGCCGAACAACTGTATGGGGTGCCTCTCCTGCCATGAGATCTGCCCGGCTCAGGCGCTTGAGCACCGCGGGATCTACGCTGCAAGGCGGCACTACATCGACATCCACGTATGCGAGATGCTTAAAAAGGTGATCTGA
- a CDS encoding RNA recognition motif domain-containing protein has product MESNKLYVGNLTYSVNKEQLEELFGQYGTVNDVRVIERKGFGFVEMSSPKEAEEAKEALNNTVFEGRTLKIDEARPQRPRSDFRRY; this is encoded by the coding sequence ATGGAAAGCAACAAGCTGTACGTCGGCAACCTCACCTACTCGGTAAACAAAGAGCAGTTAGAAGAGTTATTCGGTCAGTATGGGACGGTTAACGACGTCAGAGTCATCGAGCGTAAAGGCTTCGGATTCGTCGAGATGTCCAGCCCCAAAGAGGCTGAAGAAGCAAAAGAAGCCCTGAACAATACCGTATTCGAAGGCCGCACCCTGAAGATCGATGAAGCACGGCCACAGAGGCCGCGAAGCGACTTCCGGCGCTACTGA
- the eif1A gene encoding translation initiation factor eIF-1A has product MTNTPRGSGKNDSEEIIRVRLPKRKNQEIFGRAELMLGANHIRVRCEDGVTRTGRIKGKIKKRLWIREGDLLIVVPWSFQDEKCDIVYRYIRPQVDWLQKHNYIR; this is encoded by the coding sequence CTGACAAATACACCAAGAGGAAGCGGAAAGAACGATAGTGAAGAGATCATACGCGTAAGGCTGCCAAAGAGAAAGAACCAGGAGATCTTTGGCCGGGCGGAACTGATGCTCGGGGCAAACCATATCCGCGTCCGCTGTGAGGACGGCGTCACGCGCACAGGGAGGATCAAGGGCAAGATCAAGAAGAGGCTCTGGATCCGCGAGGGGGATCTCCTGATTGTTGTTCCATGGAGTTTCCAGGACGAGAAGTGCGATATTGTCTACCGCTACATCAGGCCCCAGGTAGACTGGCTCCAGAAGCACAATTATATCAGGTGA